The DNA region TCGCCTTCGCTCAGATTAGAATAAACGCGCAACGCTTCAACACTCCAATCACCTGGCTCTGATTCAAAACCTTCAAGCCACGTTTGATAACGGGTCATGGTTTCATCAAAATATGACGTGGCTCCGTACTCGATGCGTACCGAATTAAACGCATAGGGCAATATTATAGGTTCAAAACGCCGGTCATTAATAATAAGCGATGAGTCATGCCCTATACTAAAACGTGAAATGACCGTATGAAATGTTTGCGAACGCACGATACGGGACAAATCCATACGCAATATACCGTCGTCCGTAAGAAACCATACGTAGCCCTGCTGATCACGATACACTTCGTTAGGCGCAAATTGTTGGGTATGATTATGTATACGCCAATACCGATGGTTATCCCACCGCCACGAGACGCCTTCGCGATGCCCATTCCAAACGGCGGATGAAGTAAAAAGCCAAATAGTACCGATATTATCCTGAAGTGCTTTGATGATATTTGTCGTATCCGGAAAGAATGATGTACTAACCACTAATTCATTTATTCGGTAATCATATCTAAAAAGCGAATCATGGCGCTTCATAAAAATCATCGAATCGGCGCTCAGCACCATGCGCCATGCTTCATCAAACGCGTGAGTTTTCATGTTTTTCAAATCAACTTTGTACACCCTGCCGTAATCCGATTCGACCCATAAAAAACCCTTTCGATCACTTCTCAGCTGCGCAACGCCGGCAATATCGTCTGTATTTGGAATAGGTGTTTCACGATTTTCAAACTGATCATACAACGACAACCCCACACGCTTTCCAAGCACTAAAAAACGCTCATCCAGTACGGCAATACTTGTCGCATCGGGAGTATTTGCAATTAGTTTATACTGTCCATTTTTTTCAATAGACAACAAACCTCGTCCGGAGGCAAAATAATGTTTATCTCCTACCGTGACGCCGCCGTTGATCCGGCCAAAATTTTGAGGAATAACTTTCCCGTTTTCAATTCGGTAAAGATCATTGAGCGTACCGATATAAAAATTACGACCTGTTTGGGCTATAGCGTAAACGCAGCCTTTTATACCATGTTGTTTTTGTAATACGCTTAGCGGCGAACGATCTATTTTATTAATACCATCTTCCGTTACAACCCATACGTTACCTTCACGGTCCTCCATAACATTACGCGTAGAATTAACGGATAAACCATTATCCTCATTGATAATATTAAATTGGGTTAGTGTGGAATCAAAAAAAATTACACCTTCGGAACGTGTTCTGAAAACATATCCTCCATCCGATAAATGAATCCCGCTTCGGACATCTTTCGCCGGATATACAAGCCTTTCTTCGCCGTTTACCCATACTGAAATTCCGTACGTCGTGCTGGCAACAATTTTATTTTCGCCGCTTATCAAAACGGAATATACCCTCGGAACATTTTTAAAGTATGGTAATGGAACAAGTGAATCCCCGATGACCTCTGCTATCCCCTGATCTGTGTCACCGAAATAATTAACAAAAATTCGATTTTGAGAAATATTACCTGTTCCGAAAAATTGTTTAGGCCGCCGAGATGTTATCGAATCCCCGTGATATCGGAATATGGCATTCCGATCAATAAAAATGACTTCATCACCACGTATAAGTACATCACGATTAAGATCAACCGGCGTATGCGCCGGGACCAAGGGTTTAAGCGATACCACGCGCGGCTGACCGCGTTCAAAATCAGCATAACCTAGTTGCTGAAATCCGCCATAAAATAATTTTCCGGTTCGTTCATCAATTTTTATTTGATTAATATCAATTTCATTAAGTAGACCGTTGATTTTTTTCCACCGCGCCCCGTCAAACGTAAATACACCGTTATAGTTTATCACATATATAATGCCGCTGGAATCCTGCGTAATATCAAAACTCTGCGGGTGAGCTCCGGAGGGATTATAGATGGTAATACGCGGCGGGATATCCTGAGCGGAAACTATGACCGCAAACCAAAGTACAACAAAAGAAAATGTAAAACGCATATTTACAGATAACCAATACTAACTACTTAGATGTAGCAATGTATGCAAAAAAGTTGAAAACGGTCAAAAAAAAAGCAAGGCTCTCAGCCTTGCTTTTTATAATCACTATAACCTCAGGTTACGAAGCCGCGCCGAGCGTTTGCAGCTTCTGCATAAGCGCCGTTGCAATTTGCGCCTGTGTGCCGCTCGGATAGGCATATCCAGTACCTAGCCGTATGATCTTAAACTTAAAGATGAAAATTTCACTAGGTTACTGCACTGGATCGTATTGCATATGCACGGTAGAAGTTATTGTGATATTTGGATACCCCTGTCTTGTGAGAACTGCAGTCCAAATTACTCGACCACTTGGTAAACAATAACCAGGAGGCGGGTTTTCATTAGGATAGCACGATCCTAATGCAAGTGAAATAATTCCTTTTTTGACTGGAGAATTTTGAACACTGACAGCAACATACTCATTTGTATTTATAGCTTGATAAGTCAAACTGGCAACTGAATAACCATAAACACTCGGATCATAACCGTTCATTCTCGGAATATATTCGTATGTTGAAATTGTTTGCCCATTTACCCCATTGACAGGATATCTTTGTCCGAGAATATAACTTGATGGCGGTGTCCAAGTTACCTGCAAAGATAGCTTTCCGCTTATAAATTTCCTATAAGAATTTCCGTCCGGATTTATCAATCCAAAAGCCATCCATCCATCTGGCAATCTGCTTATAAAATCATTATAAAAATCTGAACCAGGAGTTGAATTCAAGGTCAAGATATCATTTTGAAAATTACCATATGATGTATTACTATTTGACATTGCATTAAAAATATCATCAAGATTTGTATTATTACCATTGACAAAAGACGGTTTAAGTGATGTTTTGACAAAATTTGTTAGCTGTAAGTGCGCAAATGGACTACTAGCGCCATTATCATTATAATATGTGTACATAGTCGAAAAACCTTGAATACTGTATATCGTTGATCCTGGAACTATTGCACCAGTGTTCCAAATATACAATCCTCTTCGATATAGGTATCTAGTATCTCCAGCCGAAGGAGTA from bacterium includes:
- a CDS encoding response regulator, with translation MRFTFSFVVLWFAVIVSAQDIPPRITIYNPSGAHPQSFDITQDSSGIIYVINYNGVFTFDGARWKKINGLLNEIDINQIKIDERTGKLFYGGFQQLGYADFERGQPRVVSLKPLVPAHTPVDLNRDVLIRGDEVIFIDRNAIFRYHGDSITSRRPKQFFGTGNISQNRIFVNYFGDTDQGIAEVIGDSLVPLPYFKNVPRVYSVLISGENKIVASTTYGISVWVNGEERLVYPAKDVRSGIHLSDGGYVFRTRSEGVIFFDSTLTQFNIINEDNGLSVNSTRNVMEDREGNVWVVTEDGINKIDRSPLSVLQKQHGIKGCVYAIAQTGRNFYIGTLNDLYRIENGKVIPQNFGRINGGVTVGDKHYFASGRGLLSIEKNGQYKLIANTPDATSIAVLDERFLVLGKRVGLSLYDQFENRETPIPNTDDIAGVAQLRSDRKGFLWVESDYGRVYKVDLKNMKTHAFDEAWRMVLSADSMIFMKRHDSLFRYDYRINELVVSTSFFPDTTNIIKALQDNIGTIWLFTSSAVWNGHREGVSWRWDNHRYWRIHNHTQQFAPNEVYRDQQGYVWFLTDDGILRMDLSRIVRSQTFHTVISRFSIGHDSSLIINDRRFEPIILPYAFNSVRIEYGATSYFDETMTRYQTWLEGFESEPGDWSVEALRVYSNLSEGDYVFHVKAINAQHVTQSTMLRFTILPPWFRTWWAWLLYGTIFMAMVTGIVRWRYFQIMREKGRLERIVEERTHLLSVQTQKLEALDAQKSRFFANISHEFRTPLTLIQGPLESMKEKPADEITIESMLRNTRRLLRLVNQLLDLSKIEHRQMKLRAYRGNWDFIKPVVFSFESLADKKKLSLTLDLTPDLPIMYRDRDVIEKILFNLLSNAIKFTNEGGVSVKVYANEGALTIDVEDTGIGISETDLVLIFDRFYQADHSGTRAYPGTGIGLALAKELAHLHHGSLTARSRQGEGTVFSFTIPIIEQSIPDDERTESETHSQESAPEWDDVAGPIQSTTAADTDADKNTLLIVEDNDEIRQYIRGIVSNDYRVIEAADGEDGMAEALRRTPDIIISDVMMPRKDGITLSRELKSDRRTSHIPLILLTAKADTEDKIEGLETGADDYLVKPFNEKELRTRIANLIQSRKLLREKYAKEIFIKDQDFEGETPDDLFLKELTQLIQSNLSDPEFSVEAISARLAMSRSQVYRKLVALTDTTPSELIRKLRLRKAKSLLESQAGNVTQVAYDVGYTSLSHFTKAFRDEFGINPSDTI